Proteins found in one Lycium ferocissimum isolate CSIRO_LF1 chromosome 6, AGI_CSIRO_Lferr_CH_V1, whole genome shotgun sequence genomic segment:
- the LOC132058881 gene encoding uncharacterized protein LOC132058881 isoform X2, giving the protein MMFSRKASANLLRRFRFSAQSITTNSLQRNYPILLSNTGKCRFSNQLGSGGYYSDSFRWIFLFGPAAVILGVNVSPALAEEVSTPAPTGIDVEISGLRKIEDGSVVSNIHTSKWRVFTDSGRDLFLQGKLEEAEKLFLSALQEAKEGFGDRDPHVASAYNNLAELYRVEKAFNKAEPMYLEAINILEESFGQDDVRVAAALHNLGQFYLMQRKLEQARGVYERALKIKRRVLGEAHSDYADTMYHLGTVLYLQGKYKDSEALVRDSIRILEDGGQGESMICTKRMRQLAEGWTSLETVIAAERLALTLQSLGNLKEAQELLERCLEARRALLPEDHIQVAANLLHIARVKMLDSNKLHKSNVYQARAELDMAKDLLRKSISVAQKNLVPSTKEKGNKQSHGASLTTVRSRQSALVILLQSLNALSLLEMTKSELEESKDPYNSEAESALRECLSAYKEFVTEKSLSDAPGVKAEYLLCLKHLVDLICDNKTSSADRSGKTGLKELKDEIKRVEVELSTKGRCRS; this is encoded by the exons ATGATGTTTTCCCGAAAAGCATCTGCTAATTTGCTCAGAAGGTTTCGGTTTTCAGCTCAATCAATTACTACTAATTCACTTCAAAGAAATTACCCAATTTTACTATCTAATACTg gaaaatgtagattttccaaTCAGCTTGGTTCTGGAGGGTACTATTCAGACTCATTTCGATGGATTTTTCTGTTTGGACCAGCTG CCGTAATCCTTGGAGTAAATGTCAGTCCTGCCTTGGCAGAAGAGGTTTCTACTCCAGCACCTACTGGAATTGATGTTGAAATAAGTGGCTTGCGCAAAATTGAGGATGGGTCTGTGGTATCCAATATACACACATCCAAATGGAGAGTTTTTACAGACAGTGGAAGGGATTTGTTTTTACAG GGAAAACTTGAGGAAGCTGAAAAACTGTTCCTGTCTGCATTGCAAGAAGCTAAAGAAGGTTTCGGAGATAGGGACCCACATGTTGCATCTGCATACAATAATCTG GCAGAGCTGTATAGAGTCGAAAAGGCGTTTAATAAAGCAGAACCTATGTACTTGGAAGCAATCAATATACTTGAGGAATCATTTGGACAAGACGATGTACG AGTTGCGGCAGCCCTTCACAATCTAGGCCAATTCTATCTTATGCAAAGAAAACTGGAACAAGCTCGTGGTGTCTATGAG CGTGCTTTAAAG ATAAAGAGGCGTGTCTTAGGGGAGGCTCATTCAGACTATGCTGACACCATGTATCATCTGGGGACA GTGCTGTATCTTCAGGGGAAATACAAGGATTCAGAGGCTCTGGTTCGCGATTCTATTCGGATTTTGGAG GATGGAGGTCAAGGTGAATCAATGATTTGTACCAAGAGGATGCGTCAACTAGCTGAG GGGTGGACTTCCTTAGAAACTGTAATTGCAGCTGAACGCCTGGCATTGACCCTTCAGTCGCTAGGAAACTTGAAAGAAGCTCAAGAGCTTTTAGAGAG GTGTCTTGAAGCTCGACGAGCTTTACTCCCTGAAGACCACATTCAG GTTGCTGCCAATTTGCTACATATTGCTAGAGTAAAAATGCTCGACTCCAACAAGCTCCACAAGAGTAATGTTTATCAAGCAAGGGCTGAACTTGATATGGCAAAAGATCTTTTAAGAAAGTCAATAAG TGTGGCTCAGAAAAACCTGGTGCCTTCCACGAAGGAGAAAGGAAATAAACAGTCTCATGGAGCATCTCTGACAACAGTAAGGAGCAGGCAATCAGCACTGGTGATCCTG TTGCAATCACTTAATGCTCTTTCATTGTTGGAGATGACAAAGTCGGAGCTTGAAGAATCAAAG GATCCTTATAACTCTGAGGCTGAGAGTGCTCTTCGTGAATGCCTTTCTGCATATAAGGAG TTTGTTACTGAGAAGTCATTGTCTGATGCTCCTGGAGTAAAAGCTGAATACCTCTTGTGCCTGAAGCATCTAGTTGACCTGATATGCGATAACAAAACCTCAAGTGCGGATCGATCTGGGAAGACTGGTTTAAAGGAGTTGAAAGATGAAATTAAGCGCGTAGAAGTTGAACTCTCGACAAAAGGAAGGTGTAGAAGTTAG
- the LOC132058881 gene encoding uncharacterized protein LOC132058881 isoform X1: MMFSRKASANLLRRFRFSAQSITTNSLQRNYPILLSNTGKCRFSNQLGSGGYYSDSFRWIFLFGPAAVILGVNVSPALAEEVSTPAPTGIDVEISGLRKIEDGSVVSNIHTSKWRVFTDSGRDLFLQGKLEEAEKLFLSALQEAKEGFGDRDPHVASAYNNLAELYRVEKAFNKAEPMYLEAINILEESFGQDDVRVAAALHNLGQFYLMQRKLEQARGVYERALKIKRRVLGEAHSDYADTMYHLGTVLYLQGKYKDSEALVRDSIRILEDGGQGESMICTKRMRQLAEIYIKSDRLEEAENVLRKILHIMELAKGWTSLETVIAAERLALTLQSLGNLKEAQELLERCLEARRALLPEDHIQVAANLLHIARVKMLDSNKLHKSNVYQARAELDMAKDLLRKSISVAQKNLVPSTKEKGNKQSHGASLTTVRSRQSALVILLQSLNALSLLEMTKSELEESKDPYNSEAESALRECLSAYKEFVTEKSLSDAPGVKAEYLLCLKHLVDLICDNKTSSADRSGKTGLKELKDEIKRVEVELSTKGRCRS; this comes from the exons ATGATGTTTTCCCGAAAAGCATCTGCTAATTTGCTCAGAAGGTTTCGGTTTTCAGCTCAATCAATTACTACTAATTCACTTCAAAGAAATTACCCAATTTTACTATCTAATACTg gaaaatgtagattttccaaTCAGCTTGGTTCTGGAGGGTACTATTCAGACTCATTTCGATGGATTTTTCTGTTTGGACCAGCTG CCGTAATCCTTGGAGTAAATGTCAGTCCTGCCTTGGCAGAAGAGGTTTCTACTCCAGCACCTACTGGAATTGATGTTGAAATAAGTGGCTTGCGCAAAATTGAGGATGGGTCTGTGGTATCCAATATACACACATCCAAATGGAGAGTTTTTACAGACAGTGGAAGGGATTTGTTTTTACAG GGAAAACTTGAGGAAGCTGAAAAACTGTTCCTGTCTGCATTGCAAGAAGCTAAAGAAGGTTTCGGAGATAGGGACCCACATGTTGCATCTGCATACAATAATCTG GCAGAGCTGTATAGAGTCGAAAAGGCGTTTAATAAAGCAGAACCTATGTACTTGGAAGCAATCAATATACTTGAGGAATCATTTGGACAAGACGATGTACG AGTTGCGGCAGCCCTTCACAATCTAGGCCAATTCTATCTTATGCAAAGAAAACTGGAACAAGCTCGTGGTGTCTATGAG CGTGCTTTAAAG ATAAAGAGGCGTGTCTTAGGGGAGGCTCATTCAGACTATGCTGACACCATGTATCATCTGGGGACA GTGCTGTATCTTCAGGGGAAATACAAGGATTCAGAGGCTCTGGTTCGCGATTCTATTCGGATTTTGGAG GATGGAGGTCAAGGTGAATCAATGATTTGTACCAAGAGGATGCGTCAACTAGCTGAG atatatattaaATCTGACCGGCTCGAAGAGGCTGAGAATGTGCTGAGGAAGATCCTGCATATAATGGAGTTAGCAAAG GGGTGGACTTCCTTAGAAACTGTAATTGCAGCTGAACGCCTGGCATTGACCCTTCAGTCGCTAGGAAACTTGAAAGAAGCTCAAGAGCTTTTAGAGAG GTGTCTTGAAGCTCGACGAGCTTTACTCCCTGAAGACCACATTCAG GTTGCTGCCAATTTGCTACATATTGCTAGAGTAAAAATGCTCGACTCCAACAAGCTCCACAAGAGTAATGTTTATCAAGCAAGGGCTGAACTTGATATGGCAAAAGATCTTTTAAGAAAGTCAATAAG TGTGGCTCAGAAAAACCTGGTGCCTTCCACGAAGGAGAAAGGAAATAAACAGTCTCATGGAGCATCTCTGACAACAGTAAGGAGCAGGCAATCAGCACTGGTGATCCTG TTGCAATCACTTAATGCTCTTTCATTGTTGGAGATGACAAAGTCGGAGCTTGAAGAATCAAAG GATCCTTATAACTCTGAGGCTGAGAGTGCTCTTCGTGAATGCCTTTCTGCATATAAGGAG TTTGTTACTGAGAAGTCATTGTCTGATGCTCCTGGAGTAAAAGCTGAATACCTCTTGTGCCTGAAGCATCTAGTTGACCTGATATGCGATAACAAAACCTCAAGTGCGGATCGATCTGGGAAGACTGGTTTAAAGGAGTTGAAAGATGAAATTAAGCGCGTAGAAGTTGAACTCTCGACAAAAGGAAGGTGTAGAAGTTAG
- the LOC132058881 gene encoding uncharacterized protein LOC132058881 isoform X3, giving the protein MDFSVWTSWYSLLLWAVILGVNVSPALAEEVSTPAPTGIDVEISGLRKIEDGSVVSNIHTSKWRVFTDSGRDLFLQGKLEEAEKLFLSALQEAKEGFGDRDPHVASAYNNLAELYRVEKAFNKAEPMYLEAINILEESFGQDDVRVAAALHNLGQFYLMQRKLEQARGVYERALKIKRRVLGEAHSDYADTMYHLGTVLYLQGKYKDSEALVRDSIRILEDGGQGESMICTKRMRQLAEIYIKSDRLEEAENVLRKILHIMELAKGWTSLETVIAAERLALTLQSLGNLKEAQELLERCLEARRALLPEDHIQVAANLLHIARVKMLDSNKLHKSNVYQARAELDMAKDLLRKSISVAQKNLVPSTKEKGNKQSHGASLTTVRSRQSALVILLQSLNALSLLEMTKSELEESKDPYNSEAESALRECLSAYKEFVTEKSLSDAPGVKAEYLLCLKHLVDLICDNKTSSADRSGKTGLKELKDEIKRVEVELSTKGRCRS; this is encoded by the exons ATGGATTTTTCTGTTTGGACCAGCTGGTATTCACTACTCTTATGGG CCGTAATCCTTGGAGTAAATGTCAGTCCTGCCTTGGCAGAAGAGGTTTCTACTCCAGCACCTACTGGAATTGATGTTGAAATAAGTGGCTTGCGCAAAATTGAGGATGGGTCTGTGGTATCCAATATACACACATCCAAATGGAGAGTTTTTACAGACAGTGGAAGGGATTTGTTTTTACAG GGAAAACTTGAGGAAGCTGAAAAACTGTTCCTGTCTGCATTGCAAGAAGCTAAAGAAGGTTTCGGAGATAGGGACCCACATGTTGCATCTGCATACAATAATCTG GCAGAGCTGTATAGAGTCGAAAAGGCGTTTAATAAAGCAGAACCTATGTACTTGGAAGCAATCAATATACTTGAGGAATCATTTGGACAAGACGATGTACG AGTTGCGGCAGCCCTTCACAATCTAGGCCAATTCTATCTTATGCAAAGAAAACTGGAACAAGCTCGTGGTGTCTATGAG CGTGCTTTAAAG ATAAAGAGGCGTGTCTTAGGGGAGGCTCATTCAGACTATGCTGACACCATGTATCATCTGGGGACA GTGCTGTATCTTCAGGGGAAATACAAGGATTCAGAGGCTCTGGTTCGCGATTCTATTCGGATTTTGGAG GATGGAGGTCAAGGTGAATCAATGATTTGTACCAAGAGGATGCGTCAACTAGCTGAG atatatattaaATCTGACCGGCTCGAAGAGGCTGAGAATGTGCTGAGGAAGATCCTGCATATAATGGAGTTAGCAAAG GGGTGGACTTCCTTAGAAACTGTAATTGCAGCTGAACGCCTGGCATTGACCCTTCAGTCGCTAGGAAACTTGAAAGAAGCTCAAGAGCTTTTAGAGAG GTGTCTTGAAGCTCGACGAGCTTTACTCCCTGAAGACCACATTCAG GTTGCTGCCAATTTGCTACATATTGCTAGAGTAAAAATGCTCGACTCCAACAAGCTCCACAAGAGTAATGTTTATCAAGCAAGGGCTGAACTTGATATGGCAAAAGATCTTTTAAGAAAGTCAATAAG TGTGGCTCAGAAAAACCTGGTGCCTTCCACGAAGGAGAAAGGAAATAAACAGTCTCATGGAGCATCTCTGACAACAGTAAGGAGCAGGCAATCAGCACTGGTGATCCTG TTGCAATCACTTAATGCTCTTTCATTGTTGGAGATGACAAAGTCGGAGCTTGAAGAATCAAAG GATCCTTATAACTCTGAGGCTGAGAGTGCTCTTCGTGAATGCCTTTCTGCATATAAGGAG TTTGTTACTGAGAAGTCATTGTCTGATGCTCCTGGAGTAAAAGCTGAATACCTCTTGTGCCTGAAGCATCTAGTTGACCTGATATGCGATAACAAAACCTCAAGTGCGGATCGATCTGGGAAGACTGGTTTAAAGGAGTTGAAAGATGAAATTAAGCGCGTAGAAGTTGAACTCTCGACAAAAGGAAGGTGTAGAAGTTAG
- the LOC132058881 gene encoding uncharacterized protein LOC132058881 isoform X4, translating into MMFSRKASANLLRRFRFSAQSITTNSLQRNYPILLSNTGKCRFSNQLGSGGYYSDSFRWIFLFGPAAVILGVNVSPALAEEVSTPAPTGIDVEISGLRKIEDGSVVSNIHTSKWRVFTDSGRDLFLQGKLEEAEKLFLSALQEAKEGFGDRDPHVASAYNNLAELYRVEKAFNKAEPMYLEAINILEESFGQDDVRVAAALHNLGQFYLMQRKLEQARGVYERALKIKRRVLGEAHSDYADTMYHLGTVLYLQGKYKDSEALVRDSIRILEDGGQGESMICTKRMRQLAEIYIKSDRLEEAENVLRKILHIMELAKGWTSLETVIAAERLALTLQSLGNLKEAQELLESVAQKNLVPSTKEKGNKQSHGASLTTVRSRQSALVILLQSLNALSLLEMTKSELEESKDPYNSEAESALRECLSAYKEFVTEKSLSDAPGVKAEYLLCLKHLVDLICDNKTSSADRSGKTGLKELKDEIKRVEVELSTKGRCRS; encoded by the exons ATGATGTTTTCCCGAAAAGCATCTGCTAATTTGCTCAGAAGGTTTCGGTTTTCAGCTCAATCAATTACTACTAATTCACTTCAAAGAAATTACCCAATTTTACTATCTAATACTg gaaaatgtagattttccaaTCAGCTTGGTTCTGGAGGGTACTATTCAGACTCATTTCGATGGATTTTTCTGTTTGGACCAGCTG CCGTAATCCTTGGAGTAAATGTCAGTCCTGCCTTGGCAGAAGAGGTTTCTACTCCAGCACCTACTGGAATTGATGTTGAAATAAGTGGCTTGCGCAAAATTGAGGATGGGTCTGTGGTATCCAATATACACACATCCAAATGGAGAGTTTTTACAGACAGTGGAAGGGATTTGTTTTTACAG GGAAAACTTGAGGAAGCTGAAAAACTGTTCCTGTCTGCATTGCAAGAAGCTAAAGAAGGTTTCGGAGATAGGGACCCACATGTTGCATCTGCATACAATAATCTG GCAGAGCTGTATAGAGTCGAAAAGGCGTTTAATAAAGCAGAACCTATGTACTTGGAAGCAATCAATATACTTGAGGAATCATTTGGACAAGACGATGTACG AGTTGCGGCAGCCCTTCACAATCTAGGCCAATTCTATCTTATGCAAAGAAAACTGGAACAAGCTCGTGGTGTCTATGAG CGTGCTTTAAAG ATAAAGAGGCGTGTCTTAGGGGAGGCTCATTCAGACTATGCTGACACCATGTATCATCTGGGGACA GTGCTGTATCTTCAGGGGAAATACAAGGATTCAGAGGCTCTGGTTCGCGATTCTATTCGGATTTTGGAG GATGGAGGTCAAGGTGAATCAATGATTTGTACCAAGAGGATGCGTCAACTAGCTGAG atatatattaaATCTGACCGGCTCGAAGAGGCTGAGAATGTGCTGAGGAAGATCCTGCATATAATGGAGTTAGCAAAG GGGTGGACTTCCTTAGAAACTGTAATTGCAGCTGAACGCCTGGCATTGACCCTTCAGTCGCTAGGAAACTTGAAAGAAGCTCAAGAGCTTTTAGAGAG TGTGGCTCAGAAAAACCTGGTGCCTTCCACGAAGGAGAAAGGAAATAAACAGTCTCATGGAGCATCTCTGACAACAGTAAGGAGCAGGCAATCAGCACTGGTGATCCTG TTGCAATCACTTAATGCTCTTTCATTGTTGGAGATGACAAAGTCGGAGCTTGAAGAATCAAAG GATCCTTATAACTCTGAGGCTGAGAGTGCTCTTCGTGAATGCCTTTCTGCATATAAGGAG TTTGTTACTGAGAAGTCATTGTCTGATGCTCCTGGAGTAAAAGCTGAATACCTCTTGTGCCTGAAGCATCTAGTTGACCTGATATGCGATAACAAAACCTCAAGTGCGGATCGATCTGGGAAGACTGGTTTAAAGGAGTTGAAAGATGAAATTAAGCGCGTAGAAGTTGAACTCTCGACAAAAGGAAGGTGTAGAAGTTAG
- the LOC132058881 gene encoding uncharacterized protein LOC132058881 isoform X5, producing the protein MMFSRKASANLLRRFRFSAQSITTNSLQRNYPILLSNTGKCRFSNQLGSGGYYSDSFRWIFLFGPAAVILGVNVSPALAEEVSTPAPTGIDVEISGLRKIEDGSVVSNIHTSKWRVFTDSGRDLFLQGKLEEAEKLFLSALQEAKEGFGDRDPHVASAYNNLAELYRVEKAFNKAEPMYLEAINILEESFGQDDVRVAAALHNLGQFYLMQRKLEQARGVYERALKIKRRVLGEAHSDYADTMYHLGTVLYLQGKYKDSEALVRDSIRILEDGGQGESMICTKRMRQLAEGWTSLETVIAAERLALTLQSLGNLKEAQELLESVAQKNLVPSTKEKGNKQSHGASLTTVRSRQSALVILLQSLNALSLLEMTKSELEESKDPYNSEAESALRECLSAYKEFVTEKSLSDAPGVKAEYLLCLKHLVDLICDNKTSSADRSGKTGLKELKDEIKRVEVELSTKGRCRS; encoded by the exons ATGATGTTTTCCCGAAAAGCATCTGCTAATTTGCTCAGAAGGTTTCGGTTTTCAGCTCAATCAATTACTACTAATTCACTTCAAAGAAATTACCCAATTTTACTATCTAATACTg gaaaatgtagattttccaaTCAGCTTGGTTCTGGAGGGTACTATTCAGACTCATTTCGATGGATTTTTCTGTTTGGACCAGCTG CCGTAATCCTTGGAGTAAATGTCAGTCCTGCCTTGGCAGAAGAGGTTTCTACTCCAGCACCTACTGGAATTGATGTTGAAATAAGTGGCTTGCGCAAAATTGAGGATGGGTCTGTGGTATCCAATATACACACATCCAAATGGAGAGTTTTTACAGACAGTGGAAGGGATTTGTTTTTACAG GGAAAACTTGAGGAAGCTGAAAAACTGTTCCTGTCTGCATTGCAAGAAGCTAAAGAAGGTTTCGGAGATAGGGACCCACATGTTGCATCTGCATACAATAATCTG GCAGAGCTGTATAGAGTCGAAAAGGCGTTTAATAAAGCAGAACCTATGTACTTGGAAGCAATCAATATACTTGAGGAATCATTTGGACAAGACGATGTACG AGTTGCGGCAGCCCTTCACAATCTAGGCCAATTCTATCTTATGCAAAGAAAACTGGAACAAGCTCGTGGTGTCTATGAG CGTGCTTTAAAG ATAAAGAGGCGTGTCTTAGGGGAGGCTCATTCAGACTATGCTGACACCATGTATCATCTGGGGACA GTGCTGTATCTTCAGGGGAAATACAAGGATTCAGAGGCTCTGGTTCGCGATTCTATTCGGATTTTGGAG GATGGAGGTCAAGGTGAATCAATGATTTGTACCAAGAGGATGCGTCAACTAGCTGAG GGGTGGACTTCCTTAGAAACTGTAATTGCAGCTGAACGCCTGGCATTGACCCTTCAGTCGCTAGGAAACTTGAAAGAAGCTCAAGAGCTTTTAGAGAG TGTGGCTCAGAAAAACCTGGTGCCTTCCACGAAGGAGAAAGGAAATAAACAGTCTCATGGAGCATCTCTGACAACAGTAAGGAGCAGGCAATCAGCACTGGTGATCCTG TTGCAATCACTTAATGCTCTTTCATTGTTGGAGATGACAAAGTCGGAGCTTGAAGAATCAAAG GATCCTTATAACTCTGAGGCTGAGAGTGCTCTTCGTGAATGCCTTTCTGCATATAAGGAG TTTGTTACTGAGAAGTCATTGTCTGATGCTCCTGGAGTAAAAGCTGAATACCTCTTGTGCCTGAAGCATCTAGTTGACCTGATATGCGATAACAAAACCTCAAGTGCGGATCGATCTGGGAAGACTGGTTTAAAGGAGTTGAAAGATGAAATTAAGCGCGTAGAAGTTGAACTCTCGACAAAAGGAAGGTGTAGAAGTTAG